The DNA sequence TAGGTACCGTCGGCACGGCCATTCTGGCCGGCTCCGCCCTGCTCATCGGCGGGGTGCTCGTCACCGATCTGAGTCCCGGAGCGGTCGCCCGCTGGGTGGCCGGGCGCATTCAGCGCCTGATGGCCTGGGTGCGTCACCGCCAGGCGGTGCGCCGCGAGTTCAAACAGCGCTACCAGGAAGAACGCGACCGCCTGCTGGCCGGCGAAGAACTCACCATCGCCGAAGAAGCCCGTCAGGAGGCGGAGCGCTCGGTTCGCGGGCTGGCCCCCGATCGCTACGACTTTGAAGAAAGCCTCGACGACGAAGTCGAGCGCAAGGTCGCCGGCCGACTCGCTCGCCTCTTCGGCCCGCGTCTGCGCAACGCCGAGCTGGCCGACGACGCCCCCGAGGAGCCCGCGTCCAAACGCCCCAAACGCGACAAAAAGGCCCCGGCAAAGTCTGACACCGACACCGACACCAAACGCGCCGAGGCTCCGGCACCGCCCAAGGCCCCCGAAAAGGACCTCGACAAGGACCAGGGCTGGGAGCTTGGCGAGCTGCCTCATACCGATCCGGATTTGAGCCAGGGCCCCATCCCAATCGCCGGCCTCGATGAGGCCGGGCAGACCGCGGAAGTCATCGAGGTCAGCGACACCCAGGTTATCGACATGCGCTCGGAGCGCCAGGCCAGCGGCCCGGTCAAGGGCGACTTCGGTCCCCAGATCGTCGAGAGTGAGGCCACCCGCAAGGCCCGCGAACGCCAGCAGATGTTGGAGAATGATTCCGACGGCGGCCTGCTCTTCAAGCCCCAGAAAAAGGGCAACTACGAGCTCCCCCCGATCAGCTTCCTCAACTTTGACCGCGGCGAAGAGGTGGCCATCGACTCCGATGCCCTGCGCGAGATGGCCGCCCAGATCGAGAAGACCCTGGCTGACTTCAAGGTAGAAGGCTCCGTGGTCGAGATCTGCCCCGGTCCGGTCATCACGATGTTTGAGTTCAGCCCGGCCCCGGGCGTCAAGCTCTCCAAGATTGCCAACCTCTCCGACGACCTGGCCATGGCCCTGGCCGCGCACAGCGTGCGCATCGTCGCGCCGATTCCCGGCAAGGGCGTCGTGGGCATCGAAGTTCCCAACCCGGCCCGCGAAATGGTCTACCTCAAGGAGATCATTGCCGATGAAGCCTTCGCCGATAACAAGAAGATGAAGCTGCCCCTGGCCCTGGGTAAAGACACCGAAGGCGGTCCGGTCATTGCCGACCTGGCCAAGATGCCGCACCTGCTGGTCGCCGGGGCCACCGGCGCCGGTAAATCGGTGGCGGTTAACACCATGATCTGCAGCCTGCTCTACAAGCACACCCCGGACGACGTGCGCATGATCATGGTCGACCCCAAGATGCTCGAATTCAGCATCTACGCCGACATCCCGCACCTGCTCCTCCCGGTGGTCACCGATCCCAAGCAGGCCACCGTCGCCCTGAACTGGACCGTCCAGGAGATGGAGCGCCGCTACCAGGCCCTGGCCGACATGGGCGTGCGCAACATCACCGGGTACAACGAGAAGGTCGAGAAGCTCACCAAACAGGCCGAGCTCGACCAACTCAACGGCCTCGACGATACCGAAGCCCTGCGCGCCCTGGGGATCGATCACAGCGGCAACCCCGAGCACCGACGCCTGCCCTTCATCATCGTGATCATCGACGAGTTCGCCGACCTGATGATGACCGCCTCCAAAGACGTGGAGACCGCAGTGGCTCGCCTGGCCCAGAAGGCCCGCGCCGCCGGCATTCACCTGATCCTGGCCACGCAGCGCCCCTCCACCGACGTGATCACCGGCCTCATCAAAGCCAACTTCCCCACCCGACTGGCACTGCGCGTGACCAGCAAGACCGACAGCCGGGTCATCCTCGACGCCAACGGCGCCGAGAACCTCCTGGGCAACGGCGACATGCTCTTTGTCCCCCCGGGCACCAGCTTCTTGCAGCGCACCC is a window from the Lujinxingia litoralis genome containing:
- a CDS encoding DNA translocase FtsK; its protein translation is MAAKSATSSSSKKKSSAKTGAKSGARGASTPKVNGTSFALQRELGGVILLALALVLLLAIASFNPADLTRGEAPPTNLIGPFGVWVGGMLLTIFGLGAFFVNALLWYFGISMLLGRQIEARAGEVFGQFIFVLAGTVLGHLALSGYLVLGHEPGGWIGAFTGELMRGAVGTVGTAILAGSALLIGGVLVTDLSPGAVARWVAGRIQRLMAWVRHRQAVRREFKQRYQEERDRLLAGEELTIAEEARQEAERSVRGLAPDRYDFEESLDDEVERKVAGRLARLFGPRLRNAELADDAPEEPASKRPKRDKKAPAKSDTDTDTKRAEAPAPPKAPEKDLDKDQGWELGELPHTDPDLSQGPIPIAGLDEAGQTAEVIEVSDTQVIDMRSERQASGPVKGDFGPQIVESEATRKARERQQMLENDSDGGLLFKPQKKGNYELPPISFLNFDRGEEVAIDSDALREMAAQIEKTLADFKVEGSVVEICPGPVITMFEFSPAPGVKLSKIANLSDDLAMALAAHSVRIVAPIPGKGVVGIEVPNPAREMVYLKEIIADEAFADNKKMKLPLALGKDTEGGPVIADLAKMPHLLVAGATGAGKSVAVNTMICSLLYKHTPDDVRMIMVDPKMLEFSIYADIPHLLLPVVTDPKQATVALNWTVQEMERRYQALADMGVRNITGYNEKVEKLTKQAELDQLNGLDDTEALRALGIDHSGNPEHRRLPFIIVIIDEFADLMMTASKDVETAVARLAQKARAAGIHLILATQRPSTDVITGLIKANFPTRLALRVTSKTDSRVILDANGAENLLGNGDMLFVPPGTSFLQRTHGAYVSEKEIDKMVEFLRGQGEPNYDESILADDGEEDEGGVADEDKDEFYEEAVRLVVESGQASISMLQRKLRVGYNRAARMVDIMEIEGIVGSSDGYKPREVLVDVSPY